ACATTAACAGTTCACACTTTTGTAATATTACGGGTGTCCAAAAGAAGAGTatcaattaatgtttataaaacagaaaaaaattctaaagaaaattgttagtggctttaataataatgtaattattataaggATTTCTCATAACTTTTCCTTGAGTAAGATCTCAGAGAGCACATACCAATAACTCATATGTAAAGCAATTCCAATTACCCTAGAGATAACTCATGTTTGGAAACAGTGTCCAGTCAACAAACGAGGGAGACTGGTGTAATATTACCGTGGTATACAAAGCTCTGTCATGAAACTGTGcttaatattgaagaaaatcaCAGAGTActgtaaagataatttattatactatataagcGGTTTGAGctgataaaattatatgtaaacagtgttttagattattaattaatattaaataaaatttaaataactatacacACTTCACTAAGTTTGTCTGCAGAGggaaattattttgaacttcCTCAGATGAAATGAACGTTGTTAAGTTATGAACAACAAACTTAGCTTAAGTGTAAATGCTCGAAGCAAACTTAACACCTTCAAAAGTATTTTCGAAACTTGTAAGTCATTAGACAGAAAAATGTTTACCAGCcctataattatgtaataagaaTTTTGGCGAAGATGCCCTTGAAGTTTAGTTACTAACTcctgcttttttttaaatattgttttttttttcagaaaataggAGGAAAAATTAGCAACTGTGAAATCAGAATTTGTTattctaggttaaaataaaaaatcataccagatcGTATGCGtgttttaacctagattgtaattaatTTGTGTGTTATTCACATAAAAAGAGATCAGATCACAcatctggaaacgtagtgttactgatattttgcaTCACtaaaagatggcaaatgtccggaaaatccttttacttaaaacaatataaagattGTAACACACTGAACCCAATGGGCAGTTACAGCACCTTAGCTGAGTTGAGCCCTGAGGCCATATATTCTGATAGTTATTGTGTCCACATTAAGTGTTTTAACGTATATTAGACGGTAGTCACAGGCCGTTGATGTGGCAACGAAGTTGTTGAGGCAATTAAATCCACCTTTTAATCTACATAATTCTAAGTAAATTAAatcactaaatgtgttgctaagcgctaatctccaGAAAAGGTGAAACCAATTCGGGTAATTCTTTAGTACAATATTCGTTGAAGTCCGAACAAGGTTTTATAAAGGGAAAATTTGGGAAATATTCttggaatgtttttaaattttaaaatataatgataaagttAATCTACTCGAataggaattattttaaaattgtaattatacatttaactatcgtaaaacacaaaaatactgATTTGATTTCTATCCTTGTAGTTGACATTCATATTAGTGTCTCATATACAAAACAAGCCTACGCAAGGATGCAACTTTACTTTAGCTGTATTATTAATAATGGAGCACTACTAACATTCCTTCTCATATTttagtaacacattttaaaaggttgattaaaactttcaataactTCAATTACACACTTTAGCCAGTCCTCTTAATATTGCAATAAGCAAATGGAAGACACTGGAAAGCGATGTAATGAACAGTAACATACCGCCAGCTTCAATAGGCAGCGTGTCTAAGAATAGAGTCGTGCTCTTTGTGTCTCTCCACTCGTAATTATCATTGCTCTCCCCGCttgatattaattgtttaggTTCTCGACCAAATCTGAATAGAACTCTATCTCTACATATCCTATCTATAAGTCTATCTTTAagtataatttgtgtttttttcccATTCAAGCAATGAATAACcttaaagaattttacaattatattaccaTATAAAGTGTTCATTTTGCTTTCTGACAGAAAAATTGTTGTCAACctctaaaacaaaacataatttataagaaagttaaacaTTACATGGGAAAATCCAGAATCGACTTTGTAACGTAGGAAGTACAGAATAACACTCCTTGCCATCTTTCTCTTCTTCCCTCACTCCCCTCCTCACAACCGTCTCCCTGTAATTAACAAGTTTCCGAAACCACAGTTCTTGTCGGTGTTGACCATAGATATCAATAAAGTCGTAAGTCGTGTCTTTCTATCTTCTCAAACCATTAAAACTACTGTACCTTAATAATGTAGCTTGAATATTAGGAAGTTTAACTACTGTCAAATAAATGTCTAGACTACATGCAGTTAAACCATTTATATTACATGAAACAACAAacccataaattaaattttgtattattttcaacattCAATAAAACCAAGGGTAGTTAGTTTAAACCTCTAGTATATTGCAATAACATCGAATAGTTATCATACGTGAAATCTcaataattttttaccaaaattgaaaatatgctaaaaactAAAATGCATACGAGTATGTTCAATTAAGGGGCCAATACTAAAATTTAgtagcatacattttattatgattgCATATTAAGGTTTCTGATGTATTATGAAGGATTCATCCTGTCATACGATGCTCTTTCGACCAAACAACGATGTACAGAGTTCCACTCTTCTACTGTTTCCTTCTCGTGTTTTCTTGATGTTCTTTCCTATAGTGCATATGTGTCTTGTAAGAATAGGTagaaaccataaaatatatttgtcttatttCCTTACGTTCTGATTACGCTGTTTTAAAAGGGACGCATTTGTGGCTTTATCTTTGCAATGGTGATAGGATTCACTATGAATAACTCATGTACCAGACGTACTGAACAGCTTTTAGACCCTTAGTATATAATACGGTTTAAACAATTGGGTTTTCTTctaacatacacatttttattttatacattgtgaaaaaattttttgaagaaaaactggTGATTATAATATGAAGATcatcaaaacacttttttagtgGTAGCAACTATTGGAATACCTTAAAATAACTCAGCCTTATTGGAGTGTTTGaagatattttctaattttcaaaGTAGTTACCTTTAAAACTAATATCCCAAACTCTACAATATGTTGCATTTTATAAACTGGGGTACACAACGAGGTGTAAAAAACTTTGGATTTGAGatgaaatttataacacaattcaAATGTTCAATCTATCTTATTTTGTTAAAGTTCTTAAAAGGCATGCACTCAGATACTCATGGAATTTTTTTtcgttgttatttatttctattcaaagttttaattaacttaaacatatattttctgtaatatttaaactaagtaATAGTACCTGCTCATTACAACATTAAACATCATCCTATAAACTCATTGTATAATCTTTAGTACAGTATACGAGTACATTTAACTTCTTTTGAGAAAATGGTTGTATGTACTGTTAATActcctaaatgttttaaaaatatttcctcacTTAGGTGCACCAACCTGTGTGTGAGGAGAATGACtccatttgtttaaatttaattatattaaggaatataatattttggaaaagtcTTGATAACGTACACTTACAGGACAAAATTGTCAGAAATCAacataaaattgatattaaagtaAGGATTTTGGTAATAAAGAAGAATATAACATAAAGCTATGAAAGTAAGACAGTCAATAAACACGTTGTCAGTGGATGTAGGCAGGCAAGACAAGAAGCAAcagcggacagacagacactcCAGGAGTGGCCTTCAGACACGTGACTGAGGCcttaaacaaaacaagaataaattaacaCAAGTCTGCCCGCAACACATTTTAGAAGCACATCATCTAGCCATATACATGTAATATCCAACGGTCTTACAAAAAGAAACAACGTTTTAAGGATTACTAAGCCAAGTTACATTATAATCCTTACTTTCAAACCATAGTGCATTTTTCCGATTTATGTCCGTTGATTTACCTTTAGTGACGCAATTACCTTGATACTACATACATTCATGATTTCCAAACTAAGCCACTGCTCTTATAAATTAAATGCTTAAAGTCTGATTACTCTCTGACTTCAGAAATCCTTTGTACCGAtctatatataagaaaaaataaaattgtcacaaaaatttttaaagtatgtagTTCATTAAGATGGAAAATACTTTTCTCATAATTTCTAGGCAATTTTCTCATGACAGTAGGTGGATTACTTACTTAAAAACCGGAGAAAGTCCGATTTCTATCTTGTACcatcaaataatttactaaaatgatCTGGaactaaataagaaaaaatgtactTATATCTGACTTCAAAGTATATgaaaattcaatgaaattatgactgaattgaaaatgtatttggaaacttggcttacaataaatatgaaagtaaaaaaataaggaCTGCAGTAGATAATAATGCacttatcttaattattttataaacaaaatcctCTCCTACTCAGaagtttttattgtgaatttaatatttaaataattcagtatagaaaatttgttaagtaattttgaaaaagaatttttgcTCGTGTAAGGAAGAAATATCTGCTCAAGCTGAAACATATTTTCTTAGGTTTTTATAGATATAGACCTTTCCTAATTGTTTTTAGATCGTTGAAAACCTCATTCAAAATAATCCCTAATGGAATACTAATGCTGAGTTCGAAAAAACCAATTGGTAATGAGCCTGTAAATAATCTGTGGTGAGCATGTTAAAACATgtacacatatacataaacaaacaagtaACCACATATACGGTGATCTAGAGACAGGGTTCAGTATATATTTCAACTGCCCCTCCAAGCTTGATGATACTTCGTATGTGAACGCAGTACACTTTTTCATGAAGGAATTGTGTAATGATTGaactgcaatatatttttaaaatatacttttgcaATCTattttgcagaataaaaaaaactataacaaataagtaaaaacgAACTGTACGAGAGCTTATAAAACAGTGTTTGTTTGTCACATGTGGTCCATGTATAAATATTGGAGACTTTTTGTTCACTTAATCTCCCAAAACGGGGATGTTTTATTCTGAATGATtccaatatatgttatttatgtttcaaaaacaaagGCTGGATTTTCTCTGTTGTTTTACATTACAGCAAAGCGATCTGTTGTATTCAATAACTTGTTAAATTTTCTTCTGCAACTGTGCAAGTGGATTAAAACATCGCAAAACGTCATCAATGTTCAAAAATaggagtattttaaaattacatggaaaagtttaataatatgaaaaagtaattacatttttttagtaacaaTAGCACTGTCTGTAACCAATGTCCACAAATACGtgtttttttaaatgctatattataaaaaatagcaatataaaaataaaacttgaaagaAATAAAAGGGATCCTCTATTCATATTAAAACATACTGAAACAGGTAGTTGTTTACTATTTCGTTTTTGAAACGActctttcaaatattaatttcaaattactttgACCATTGTTTTGCAGCATAACGCACTTTTTCAGTTTGGTTTATAAAACTTGTTGCACCCCAAGTTCTTAATTTGGATATCGGTTACCTTATGATATTGTCGAAAGTGACTCATGGTGTCGGTGATAACTCATGGCAGTGGTGGTGACTCATGGTGGTGGTCGTGGTGACTTATAATAGTGTGACCATGGTGGTGATTCATAGTTGTGGGAAGTGACTCATGGGTGTCGGTGGTAACTCATGGTAGTGGTGGTGACTCATGGTGGTGGTCGTGGTGACTTATAATAGTGGTGACCATACTGGTGATTCATAGTTGTGGAGAGTGACTCATGATGTTAATGGTAACTCATGGTAGTGGTGGTGACTCATGGTGGTGGTCGTGGTGACTTATAATAGTAATGACCATGATGGTGATTCATAGTGGTGGGGAGTGACTCATGGTGGTGGTCGTGGTGACTTATAATAGTGGTGACCATGATGGTGATTCATAGTGGTGGGAAATGACTCATGGTGGTAGTGATGACTCATGTTGATCGTAGTAACTCGTGGTGGTGGTCGTGGTGACTTATAATAGTGGTGACTATGATGGTGATTCATAGTGGGTGGGGAGTGACTCATGGTGGTGGTCGTGGTGACTTATAATAGTGGTGACCTTGATGGTGATTCATAGTGGTGGGGAGTGACTCATGGTGGTGGTGATGACTCATGTTGATCGTAGTAACTCGTGGTGGTGGTCGTGGTGACGTATAATAGTAGTGACCATGATGGTGATTCATAGTGGTGGGGAATGACTCATGGTGGTAGTGATGACTCATGTTGATCGTAGTAACTCGTGGTGGTGGTAGTGACTGGGCCTATAAAGATTAGACGAGAATCGGTATTACTAAAGTAATGTTTccgtaaatgaataaaaatgtatgtaatgatACATCAGAAACACAAAACTGTCATTCACAGTGGTGTCTAttcattaagtttattattgtcaaaaagtatatcttataaaataataagctaaCCATAAATACTATACTTTAATTGTCTATAGTAAGCTGTTGAAATATTTACAGCTTAACCAcaactattattttgtaaataataaattttcctgTGTTAAATTCTGAATTATAACTCAAGCgagattttaatgaataaaatttattgtttatttgtttaactcGATGAAATAGTATTTTCCCCCCACATTTGgactaaaaatagttttcaaattaaaaacgtAAGCCAAGAAGTTTCCCTATGTTATAGTTTATGTCAGTGATGGTGTGGGAAAACAATGTTGACATCTAcgtatagtttttataatgtaagTATACTTTACACCCtttgtacattaaatttgtaaGGGTTAGGACTATCTAGTGTCTCTTATTCTTCTGCTACAAAGAGGCATATCTACGGTTTCAGTTAAATGTTTTCCAGTTACATATTGGTGTGGAGATGTCTAAGATTGTCCACTCTCATACTTATGTTTGTACAAATGTTAAGGCAGATATTGTACCTTATTAAACGCTACCTCACAGGATGTATATATCATATGCCTTACCCCGATACTACCAAATGTCTTACGAATATTAGTTCAAAAaggataaaatttttaatatcggGCAATGACGTATTTGTCGATCATTGCTTGCAGTTGATTATATATCGCCACGTTGAAGTGTGGTTGTATTAAGAATTGAGGAAGTTTAGAGGTTAAACCATCAATGGTGATATCCCATATCCTGACATGACTAATGCTTAAAATGACGTAGTGggatattattaaaacagtacaTCTTGTACTATGCTGACATTAAAGTCATATATTACTGTCTGTATAATACAGTACAGTATTACACCTCcatgataataataacaatctGTTCCTGAATGAGACCTTCCTCTCTCATTGGCTACACACAACCACGTGTTTTTACATTTACCCTTACTAGTACTCCGGAGTAACCTTCAGATCATACACTTCCGTCATTAAATATCACTTACCCTGAATTATCGCAGTATCGCAGATTATTTATTGACACTTATTTACCTCCTTATAAAGTATTGctcaattataatgttttattagaattTTCCACTTTCCGGAGATATTTTCAGGAAGATATTTTGTTATCGATCAACCATATGGATGAGTTACATCAACGACCAATGGGAGTACTCGGTTGTGATGACGTCGACGTGATCAAAGACTCTACCAGGCGTTGCTGAATGATGGAGAACAATCAATCATCTGTGAAATCTTTAAAGAATTATTCACGTATTCGCGTCCGCCCAAAAGGTACAGCGCGATTTGATTCGGGACATTTGggacaaattaaattattaacctcaagtattcatattttagtaaactaaagtaattaaatagGTACTTTTGGTATTGTCTAAAGTTTAAAATAGGAGCGTTTTCATATTATGCACAAAAAAATCACAAGTCAAATTATGTGACctcaagtattaatatttttgtaaactaaagtaattaaatagtGACCCTTTTCTATGGCCTAAAGGATCACATAGGTTGGTCTTAGTATTATTCAGAAGGAAAACAATTACGTACTCAAAGATCTTATACACCTTAGAGTGTCgattttctgtttattgtttgtattaaatacgATCTATAATTCAATAATGTAATAGATGGAACagcaatgtatttataatt
This Homalodisca vitripennis isolate AUS2020 unplaced genomic scaffold, UT_GWSS_2.1 ScUCBcl_2942;HRSCAF=8127, whole genome shotgun sequence DNA region includes the following protein-coding sequences:
- the LOC124372342 gene encoding uncharacterized histidine-rich protein DDB_G0274557-like — encoded protein: MARPLWGQEVLAEAMTDFGSIMPMIEAKGQAAQSLPPPRVTTINMSHHYHHESFPTTMNHHHGHYYYTSPRPPPRVTTINMSHHHHHESLPTTMNHHQGHHYYKSPRPPP